Proteins co-encoded in one Dyella japonica A8 genomic window:
- a CDS encoding CpaF family protein, protein METPLNSSGALLAAALRRADVSARLDGSDLPFEQTQQFQDVLSAAHEFLLNRIEDQRIDIASWSRSTVTKYVETETASFVQEWRIPVNESEMQQVSGALVKELTGFGPLDDLLLDAAVEDILINGHDDVYVSRGGILKRENIRFSDNHHLLRIVRRILAPLGRRLDDSNPMVDARLPNGGRLNAIIEPLSVNGPSVSIRKFRKDPFTPEELQEKGTFDRAIRALLQAMVLGRCNIIVSGGTSSGKTSLLNALASFIPHQERVITIEDTAELSLNHPHVVRLESRLGSFDGEGTVNIRDLVRNSLRMRPDRIVVGEVRGTEVLEMLQAMNTGHDGSMSTIHANAPRDALYRLEMLAGFAGFQGSENSLRRQIASAVDFIVQIARLSNGRRVISSITEVTGVGDNIITTQDMYRHEAFLDRDGKEADRWMSLGLQPHTTKLEPFRQMLREASGPFA, encoded by the coding sequence ATGGAAACGCCGCTGAATTCGTCCGGCGCCCTGCTCGCCGCCGCGTTGCGCCGCGCCGATGTGTCTGCCCGGCTGGATGGATCCGACCTGCCCTTCGAACAGACCCAGCAGTTCCAGGACGTGCTGTCGGCCGCCCACGAATTCCTGCTGAACCGCATCGAAGACCAGCGCATCGACATCGCCTCGTGGTCGCGCAGCACCGTCACCAAATACGTGGAGACGGAAACCGCGAGCTTTGTGCAGGAGTGGCGCATTCCGGTCAACGAGTCGGAGATGCAGCAGGTCTCCGGCGCGCTGGTGAAGGAGCTCACCGGCTTCGGTCCGCTGGACGATCTGCTGCTGGATGCGGCGGTGGAGGACATCCTGATCAACGGGCACGACGACGTCTACGTGTCCCGTGGCGGCATACTCAAGCGCGAGAACATCCGCTTCAGTGACAATCACCATCTGCTGCGCATCGTGCGCCGCATCCTGGCGCCGCTCGGGCGCCGCCTGGACGACTCCAACCCCATGGTGGACGCGCGCCTGCCCAACGGCGGCCGCCTCAACGCCATCATCGAACCGCTGTCGGTCAACGGCCCCAGCGTATCGATCCGCAAGTTCCGCAAGGACCCGTTCACGCCGGAAGAGCTGCAGGAAAAGGGCACCTTCGACCGCGCCATCCGCGCGCTGCTCCAGGCAATGGTGCTAGGCCGCTGCAACATCATCGTGTCGGGCGGCACCAGCTCGGGCAAGACTTCGCTGCTCAACGCGCTGGCCAGTTTCATCCCGCACCAGGAGCGCGTAATCACCATCGAGGACACCGCCGAGCTGTCGCTCAACCATCCGCACGTAGTGCGCCTGGAAAGCCGCCTCGGCAGCTTCGACGGCGAAGGCACGGTGAACATCCGCGACCTGGTGCGCAACAGCCTGCGCATGCGCCCCGACCGCATCGTGGTGGGCGAGGTACGCGGCACGGAAGTGCTGGAAATGCTGCAGGCCATGAACACCGGCCACGACGGCTCCATGTCCACCATCCACGCCAACGCGCCGCGCGATGCGCTCTACCGGCTGGAGATGCTGGCCGGCTTTGCCGGCTTCCAGGGCAGCGAGAACAGCCTGCGCCGGCAGATCGCCAGCGCGGTGGATTTCATCGTGCAGATCGCGCGCCTGAGCAATGGCCGCCGCGTGATCTCCTCCATCACCGAGGTGACCGGCGTGGGCGACAACATCATCACCACGCAGGACATGTACCGGCACGAGGCGTTCCTGGATCGCGACGGCAAGGAAGCCGACCGCTGGATGAGTCTGGGTTTGCAGCCGCATACCACCAAGCTGGAACCATTCCGTCAGATGCTGCGCGAAGCGAGCGGTCCGTTCGCATGA
- a CDS encoding AAA family ATPase encodes MQANPIVVNLAKPALEPTLLLYSPDENNAQRFSARLRNLVTLSWCDSQQFTASRRVLDQHQPRLVLLDFSKGYTDASAEIAHQLMALDPGLTLLGIGAAASDRGAGVLCAMRAGLKDFIDIDAADEEILEQLTTALDQLKTATAGQPARAGKRGQLVLVCGVRPGLGSSTLAAHLGALAASAKSSGDATACANNVMVLDLGHSSGDVGLYLGTGGDFHLDDALRNASRIDATLVRTAVPRHASGTAVLGQPRERNISLGGAEVAPLLERLLSMFDLVLCDLDYRALDDVAHTLLKLADEIWLVADQSIGSMVALDACLRQLERAQARDLRVSLVVNRYDESCGISGQRMSERFSLPLLATLPERPRPLRAAANRGSLLHETTPNDAYVRALSPLLARFRLRVKHEADKSALHALFNRMGGTLWKRR; translated from the coding sequence ATGCAGGCGAACCCCATCGTAGTCAATCTGGCGAAGCCAGCGCTGGAACCCACGCTGCTGCTGTACTCGCCGGACGAGAACAACGCGCAGCGCTTCTCCGCGCGACTGCGCAACCTGGTGACGCTGTCGTGGTGCGACAGCCAGCAGTTCACCGCCAGCCGCCGCGTGCTGGACCAGCACCAGCCGCGCCTCGTGCTGCTCGATTTCTCCAAGGGCTACACGGACGCGTCGGCGGAGATCGCGCACCAGCTGATGGCGCTCGATCCCGGGCTGACCTTGCTGGGCATCGGCGCCGCCGCATCGGATCGCGGTGCCGGCGTGCTGTGCGCGATGCGCGCGGGCTTGAAGGATTTCATCGACATCGACGCGGCTGACGAGGAGATCCTCGAGCAGCTGACCACCGCGCTGGATCAGCTGAAGACGGCAACGGCGGGCCAGCCGGCCCGCGCCGGCAAGCGCGGCCAGCTGGTGCTGGTGTGTGGCGTCCGCCCCGGCCTGGGCAGCAGCACGCTGGCCGCCCATCTTGGTGCGCTGGCCGCGTCGGCCAAGTCCTCGGGCGATGCCACGGCCTGCGCCAACAACGTGATGGTGCTTGACCTTGGCCATTCCAGCGGCGACGTCGGCCTGTACCTCGGCACCGGCGGCGACTTCCATCTGGACGACGCGCTGCGCAACGCCAGCCGCATCGATGCCACGCTGGTGCGCACGGCGGTGCCACGCCACGCCAGCGGCACGGCCGTGCTCGGCCAGCCACGCGAGCGCAACATCAGCCTCGGCGGTGCCGAAGTGGCTCCGTTGCTCGAGCGCCTGCTTTCCATGTTCGACCTGGTGCTGTGCGACCTGGACTATCGCGCACTTGACGATGTCGCCCATACGCTGCTCAAGCTTGCCGATGAGATCTGGCTGGTCGCGGACCAGTCGATCGGCTCGATGGTGGCGCTCGATGCCTGTCTGCGCCAGCTGGAACGGGCACAGGCGCGCGACCTGCGCGTGTCGCTGGTGGTGAACCGCTATGACGAATCCTGTGGCATCAGCGGCCAGCGCATGTCCGAACGATTCAGCCTGCCGCTGCTGGCGACCCTGCCGGAACGGCCGCGCCCGCTGCGCGCCGCCGCCAACCGTGGATCCCTGCTGCACGAAACCACGCCCAACGATGCTTACGTGCGTGCACTGTCGCCCCTGCTCGCCCGTTTCCGCCTGCGTGTGAAGCACGAGGCGGACAAGAGCGCACTGCATGCGTTGTTCAACCGAATGGGGGGTACCCTATGGAAACGCCGCTGA
- a CDS encoding type II and III secretion system protein family protein: MNPRLGLILLCAAWPLTAAMAATANDAAIALQVHEQRPWHLPNDIERVAIADPAVTDIVMLKGQRDALLVGKKPGETTLLLWRRGATDPQRLAVQVRSAGQASLQGDSSLQIAVQDNEAVLRGQADSMLEHERGVSAAQNAVGDKGSVIDASSVSSGGVVQVEVKVVEFDKNVMSQVGINFNATNNGFSYGFASPLVSSTTAGGTIASAFNLVLGHKGANGNVWNANLNLLQSDGMARVLAEPTLVALSGQSASFLSGGELPIPVPQGLATTTIVYKPFGIGLTVTPTVLAPDRIALKVAPEASDLDYTNALQIAGVSVPAITTRRADTTVELGDGETFVIGGLVSQNITSQVDKIPLLGDIPIIGSFFRDLKYSRQEKELVLIVTPHLVRPIARDTKLPLPGEREERNNLPVWGSWLLNPAGSDQLPGFSR; this comes from the coding sequence ATGAATCCGCGTCTGGGGCTCATCCTGCTCTGTGCCGCATGGCCGTTGACGGCCGCGATGGCGGCCACCGCGAACGATGCCGCCATCGCGCTGCAGGTGCACGAGCAGCGCCCGTGGCACCTGCCCAACGATATCGAGCGCGTCGCCATCGCCGATCCGGCGGTCACTGACATCGTGATGCTCAAGGGCCAGCGCGACGCGCTGCTGGTCGGCAAGAAGCCCGGCGAAACCACACTGCTGCTGTGGCGCCGCGGCGCCACGGACCCGCAACGCCTCGCCGTGCAGGTACGCAGCGCCGGCCAGGCATCGCTGCAAGGCGACAGCAGCCTGCAGATCGCCGTGCAGGACAATGAAGCGGTGCTGCGCGGCCAGGCCGACAGCATGCTCGAGCACGAGCGTGGCGTCAGCGCCGCGCAGAACGCCGTGGGCGACAAGGGCTCGGTGATCGATGCCTCCAGCGTCTCCAGCGGCGGCGTGGTGCAGGTGGAAGTGAAGGTGGTCGAGTTCGACAAGAACGTGATGAGCCAGGTCGGCATCAATTTCAACGCCACCAACAACGGCTTCAGCTACGGCTTCGCCTCGCCGCTGGTCAGCAGTACCACCGCGGGTGGCACCATCGCGTCGGCGTTCAACCTCGTGCTTGGCCACAAGGGCGCGAATGGCAACGTGTGGAATGCCAACCTCAACCTGCTGCAGAGCGATGGCATGGCCCGCGTGCTGGCCGAGCCGACGCTGGTGGCCCTGTCGGGCCAGAGTGCGAGCTTCCTTTCCGGTGGCGAACTGCCCATCCCGGTTCCGCAGGGGTTGGCTACCACCACCATCGTGTACAAGCCGTTCGGCATCGGCCTGACGGTGACACCCACCGTGCTCGCGCCCGACCGCATCGCGCTGAAAGTGGCGCCGGAGGCGAGCGACCTGGATTACACCAATGCGCTGCAGATCGCCGGCGTGTCGGTGCCTGCCATCACCACGCGCCGCGCCGACACCACGGTGGAGCTGGGCGACGGCGAAACTTTCGTGATCGGCGGACTGGTGAGCCAGAACATCACCAGCCAGGTCGACAAGATCCCGTTGCTGGGCGATATCCCGATCATCGGGTCGTTCTTTCGCGATCTCAAATACAGCCGGCAGGAAAAGGAACTGGTGCTGATCGTCACGCCGCACCTGGTGCGTCCCATTGCCAGGGACACCAAGCTTCCGCTGCCCGGCGAACGTGAAGAACGCAACAACCTCCCGGTTTGGGGGTCGTGGCTGCTCAATCCCGCAGGCTCCGACCAACTACCCGGCTTTTCGCGTTGA